Proteins from one Capricornis sumatraensis isolate serow.1 chromosome 2, serow.2, whole genome shotgun sequence genomic window:
- the LOC138071283 gene encoding ribonuclease K6-like, with the protein MGPHLLGRSSLLLLLLGMWWSVRPLCGVPQGLTKALWFEIQHIQPSPLQCNTAMRGVNNYTQHCKPTNTFLNSSFQDVTAVCNLPNITCKNNLKNCHQSSNRVNLTQCNLIAGSYPDCSYSNKAQYKFFIVACDPPQKTDPPYPLVPVHLDKLV; encoded by the coding sequence ATGGGGCCACATCTTCTGGGACGTTCTTCTCTTCTGTTATTGCTGCTGGGAATGTGGTGGTCAGTGCGTCCACTTTGTGGTGTGCCACAAGGTCTCACAAAGGCTCTCTGGTTTGAAATTCAGCACATACAGCCAAGTCCTCTCCAATGCAACACGGCAATGCGTGGTGTCAATAACTATACTCAGCACTGTAAACCTACAAACACCTTTCTGAACAGCTCCTTCCAAGATGTGACTGCTGTCTGTAATTTGCCCAACATCACCTGTAAGAATAACCTAAAGAACTGTCACCAGAGTTCAAACCGTGTCAACCTGACTCAGTGCAATCTCATTGCGGGAAGCTATCCTGACTGCAGCTACAGTAACAAAGCCCAATACAAGTTCTTCATTGTCGCCTGTGACCCTCCTCAGAAGACCGACCCCCCTTATCCTTTGGTTCCTGTACACTTAGATAAGCTTGTTTAA